The stretch of DNA AACTGTCGGCATTTGGCGCATCGCCAGATGAGGATTTCTCCGCAGTTGGGGCACAGAGTTTTGGTTGAGTCTTCGCCCGGAGGGATAATTCGGTTACATGACATGCATTTAGGCATAACGATGTTAATTTTTTCGCTCACAGCAACACCTCAAGGAAAGTTGAGTAATACACTGCCCACTTATATATGCTATCTTTTAAAACTTCCTCACATATAATATAAACTTCAGTAACTGAGGAAGAAACGTGACAACAAACCCCGATATCGTTGTAGTTGGAGCAGGACCCTGCGGCTCCGTTTCAGCATACACCGCCGCCAAACTAGGCACTAAAGTCCTAGTCTGCGAAGAACACAACCAAGTCGGAAAACCAAACCACTGCGCCGGACACCTCAGCATATCCAGCCTACAAAAGCTTGCTCTAAAGTTCCCGTCAGATATTATCGAAAACAAAATCATGGGCGCAAAATTTTGCTCACCCTCAGGTAATCAGTTCAGTTTACGATGTAAATCCCCCGTCACGTATGTTCTAGACCGAGAAAAATTCGACAAACACTTAGCCGAACAAGCCATGAATGCAGGAGCAGAATACCGCTTCAGCTCCCGAGTAAAATCGCTGCTCTCGGATTCTGGTTATGTTAAAGGTGTTGTTCTGAAAAACGGAGAAAAAATCAAATCGAAAATTGTTGTTGATACAGAGGGTTGCTCATCATCTGTTTTGAAGCAGTCAGGGCTAAAAGGTGTAAGTTCTTCAAGTGTTGTTCGGGGAATTCAAGTAGAAGTTGATTTAGTAGAAAACGTAGGAACCGACATGGTTGAGTTGTATCTGGGGTCAAAGGTTGCTCCAGATTTTTTTGCATGGATAATTCCGAAAACTGATGGCACAGCAAAGGTTGGTTTGGCAACTTCCAGAGGCAATCCTCAATTGTATCTGAAAAATCTTATGCAAAAACATCCAGTAGCATCCAAGAAACTTAAACACAGCAAAATTATCAGGTTGGCTGTTCATCCTATTCCCTTGGCAGGTCCAATTCAGAAAACATATTCGAACGGTTTTTTGACAGCTGGTGATGCAGCATCTCAAGTAAAAGCAACCACAGGAGGCGGAGTGGTGTTTGGGGCAACTTGTGCCAAAATCTCAGGAGAAGTTGCCGCTAAAGCGGTTCAGTGCAACAATTTTTCGGAAGATTTCTTGTCCATCTATGAGAAGCAATGGAAACATGCAGTTGATTTTGAGTTGAAAACAATGCTTCAGTTACGTAGAATGCTTAACAGTCTTTCTGACAAAAAAACTGACAAGTTGATTGGCTTGTGTAATCGTCTCGGAGTTGACAAGGTTTTGGAAAAAGTTGGGGACGTGGATTTTCAGGGGCGATCTTTGGTTCCGATGATGCGTTATCCGGGGCCGTTGGCGGTGGTTGGTTTTTTTGTTTGGTCGTGGTTGACTTCACCTTCTCGCCATTAAAGTTGGGGATGGAAGTATTTTAGAGGAAGAAAACAACACTGTAGTTACTGTTGAGGCTAAATTAATGACTGGGAGAACAACTGTTGATTCGTCGGCTTTCGATTACAAACTGGTCATAGTAGTAAGAACAGACCTGAAAATGAGCAAGGGCAAAATTGCGGCTCAGGCAGGTCATGCTGCGGTTTCTGCATCTGAATATGCACGAAAAAACCGTCCAGAATGGTGGAACCCTTGGATTAACGAGGGACAGCGCAAAATTGCAGTGAAAGCAAAATCTGAAGATGAAATGCTTAATCTGGAGCGTCAAGCCCGTAATGCCAAGCTTCCAGTTGCGTTGATTGTGGACCGGGGTTTAACTGAAATTCCCCCTAACACTACCACGTGTTTGGGGATTGGTCCGGGTCCTGCCGGTAAGGTGGATGCCATTACTGGAAGATTGAGTTTGCTTTGAGGAAAAAATTTGCAGGTTCCACAACTAGAACATGACGTAGGCATGCAAGTTTATGCCACCCAGTCGGAGGGGATTGGGGGTAAAATCAAGTATTTTTTAGATGATTTTGTCGTAGAAGAACTATTAATTGATGGCACCCTAGCCCAAGTAAGCCCCCCAAAGGAAGAGTGGACACCCACGGGTGAGGGACAAAATCTGATTTGTGTGATGGTTAAGCGCAGATGGGACACGTTTTTGGCGGTTAAAGAAGTTGCAAAAAAAATGCACATCAGTCAAAAACGAATGAGATTTGCCGGAATCAAAGACACCAACGCCCTTACTGCCCAGCACATCAGCATAGAAAATGTGACTCCAGAACATGTTTTGGGACTGCAAATCAGGGATATTACGGTTTATCCTCGGTTTTACTCACATGAAAGAATGTATTCAGACCTAATCAAAGGCAACAGGTTCCACATCACAATCCGAGATATTAACCATCCAACTTCAGTTATCGAAAAGAACACAAAAAAAGTTACCAAACAAATCGAAAAAATCGGGGGGGTTCCTAACTTTTTTGGCCATCAACGCTTTGGGACTACACGTCCTAATACTCATCTTATTGGGAAATTCTTAACCCTAAAGGACTTCAAAGGAGCGGCCCTTGAGTTTTTGGCGACGCCTAGTGTTCATGAGCATTCTGAAGCCCGACAAGCAAGGCAACAATTGCAGGGCACTTTGAACTTTGAAGAAGCCCAAGAAACTTTTCCACGGTTTTTGCGCTATGAACACCTCATGTTGCGGTATTTGACGAAACATCCTACTGATTTTGTGGGGGCGTTTCGGGAGTTGCCTAGAAGGCTTCGGAAACTGTTTGTTCAGGCGTATCAGTCGTATCTGTTTAATAGGTTTTTGAGCGAGCGCATACGTCAAAAAACCCCCTTGGATGAGCCCCAGATGGGAGATTACGCGATTTGGATTGATGAAAAAGGCCTGCCAACCGATAAACATGAACAAGTGAACAAAATTAACATCAAACTCGTCAAAAACTTCATGAAGCAACAAAAAATGGCCCTTGCCTTGCCCTTGGTGGGTCCAAATCAGCCGCCTTCAAAAGGAGTTCAAGGTGAACTGGAACAAAAGATTCTAGATGAAGAAGATGTTTCTCGGGAATCCTTTAAAATTCCCTTAATGCCCGAAGCAACAGCAGAAGGAAAAGTTCGGGCAGTTTTGAATCCAGTCTGGAATTTAGTTCAAGAAGAACTAACAGAAGACGAGCACAACGAAGACAAACACATGCTAAAGCTTGCTTTCAATTTAAATCGTGGCAGCTATGCAACTGTAGTTTTGCGAGAATTCATGAAACCCCAAGACGTCATATCAGCAGGATACTAATTGTAACGGTTTAAGGGGTTAGTCGCATTTGGTCTCTTGGGAATAGTATTACTTCGCGGATGTTTTGGACTCCAGTTAACACCATGGTAAACCTTGCCAAACCCAATCCCCATCCAGCGTGAGGAGGCATGCCGTAGTCAAAGTTTTGCAGGTGGCTTTTGAAGGATTCCGTGCTGAGACCTTGCTCTTCAAGGCGTTTCATTAATAGTTCTTTGTCGTGGATTCGAGCACCACCACTGGACAGTTCCATCCAGTGCCACATCAAATCAAAGCCTTCGCTAAGTTCGGGGTTGTCGTCTTTTGGTTTGATGTAAAAGGCTTTGGCTTTTGTTGGCCAATCAGTAATAAAGTAATAATAAGGATGCAGTTCTCCAAGAACCCTGTAAGCGACTGTTGGGATGTCTTCGCCCCAGTCGATGTGAACGTTGTTTTCTTCCAGTTCTTCTAAAATTTCGGAATACGTTAACCGTTTGAAAGGAACCTCAGGAACTACAATTTCGTGTTCTAATAGAGCAAGTTCTCGTTTGCAGTTTTCTGCTACGTACTTGGTAACATAGTGAATCATGTTCTCCAGAACTTGCATGACGTCTTCATCGTTGGCAAAGGCTTTTTCGATGTCAACGGAAATGAATTCGCTTACGTGACGGCGGGTGTGGGATTCTTCTGCGCGGAAGAAAGGCCCTATTTCGAAGACTTGTTCAAAGTCTAAACAAAGCTGTTCTTTGTACAGCTGAGGACTCTGTGCCAAGAATGCTTCTCGGTCAAAGTATGCCACCGGAAACAGTGCAGCGCCACCTTCTGTTGCGGAAACAATGATTCGGGGGGTGAAAACTTCCATGAAACCGTTCTCTGAGAAAAAGTTTCGGGCAGCTTGCAAGGCAGCATGTTGAACTCGAAAGATTGCTTGGTTTTCTTCTCGTCTTAGGTCTAAAACACGGGAATCAAGGCGGACATCGATTTCGGCTTTGGTTCTGCCGGTAATGTCCAAGGGCAAAGGTTGTTGAGAAACACTGAATATTCGCAGTTCAGTGGGAATTATTTCTGCTCCTCCGGGAGCGTTTTTCATTTGTTTGACTTTTCCCGTAACGCCGATGCTGTATTGCTTTTGTAGAGAACGCCCTTTTTCGACGATGTCTGCTGCCACTTTGTTTTTGTGAATTGTAATCTGCAGTTGACCAGTTTTATCTTGCAGAATAACAAAGCGTAAACCACCTAGGTCGCGGATTTCTTGAACCCATCCAAAAACTGTAACTTCTTGGCCGTCAACTTCAGGACCAACCTGTGCTGTATAATGGGTTCTTCGCATGTCGCCCATTTTGTCTAGTTCCATCGGAATCAACACAGTTATTTAGCGAATTCTACGCGGATGGTCATTCCACGAAGTTTTTCTGCCAGTGCTTTGGCGGCTTTGACGTTTGGAACGCGTTTTCGTCTTCCTCTGTTTAGTATAACGCGGGTTTCGGTTGTTCCATCAGGTAACCAAATCTTGTTTATGGTAAGAATACTCATGGGAACAAAAAGGTCTTCTAAGAATTTTCTTTCAGGAACGCCATATTCTAATACTCTGACAGTTTTTCCGGTTTTTTCACCTATGGCTTTTACTACTTTTCCGCCATGGCTTAACAATCGGGGAACATCGCCTTTGTCAACAAGAAGTGCAAGAATTTTGTCGGCTTCTACGGCTTTGTGAAAACGTATTTCCTGAAGGCTAGGATATTCTTCCTCCAGAGACAACAGTAAACGGGCTATTGTAAAATCTACGTCAGTTACGTCGCCTGACTTAAGTTTGTCTTGGCATTTTGAGCACAGTATTCCGCTTTTCAAGCAGAAATTGCATAGTTCCGTTTTCATGTCGTCTTTTTGCCTCCAAGGGATAAGGAGTTGTAGCGGTGGCACCTTTTAAACTTGCGTTTTTTATTTCGCAAACACAATTTCAATAGTGCTAACATTTAATGGCGAACCACCGTTTTGGTCACGGCTCAACAATTCAGTGCCGATACCAATTTTTTGGATTTTAAGGTTCGGCATGAACCGGTGCCGGGTTACTTCAGCAACATCAACGGCTCTGTTGATTGCTTTGCCTCTTGCTTTTATGGAGATTTCAGTCGCTCCTCCATGGAAAAGAGACAAACAAGCCAAAACGTAGCTCATTACTGGTTTTTGTCCAATCAACACAGAATTGTCATCCACCAGCTTCCCCGCCTCGCTCCTTTGTTTTTGCGTTCACTTGAACTTTCTAAGCTCTTTTGTAGCACAATAAATACATTGTGGTATAAGTCAGTAAGCGGACAAGCAAGCTGGTGTGAAACTTTTCCTCAAAAAAAGCATGGAAAAAACAAAACTATTCAACAAACAAACCAGAGCACAACATCAAACTAAAGGAAAACATATTTAGGTCAGGGCTGATTTGATTCGTAACTACAAGCTTACGCTAACGGAGAATACAAGAATTGCCGATAATGGATCCCTTCAAAAAAACTCTCGCCCAAAAACACAGGCTCTACATGAAGATTTGTCGAGAATGTGGAGTAAGAAACTCTTCCGCTGCAGTCAAGTGCAGAAAATGCAGAAGCAAAAA from Candidatus Bathyarchaeum sp. encodes:
- a CDS encoding 50S ribosomal protein L40e, encoding MPIMDPFKKTLAQKHRLYMKICRECGVRNSSAAVKCRKCRSKNLRWKKREVIR
- a CDS encoding NAD(P)/FAD-dependent oxidoreductase — encoded protein: MTTNPDIVVVGAGPCGSVSAYTAAKLGTKVLVCEEHNQVGKPNHCAGHLSISSLQKLALKFPSDIIENKIMGAKFCSPSGNQFSLRCKSPVTYVLDREKFDKHLAEQAMNAGAEYRFSSRVKSLLSDSGYVKGVVLKNGEKIKSKIVVDTEGCSSSVLKQSGLKGVSSSSVVRGIQVEVDLVENVGTDMVELYLGSKVAPDFFAWIIPKTDGTAKVGLATSRGNPQLYLKNLMQKHPVASKKLKHSKIIRLAVHPIPLAGPIQKTYSNGFLTAGDAASQVKATTGGGVVFGATCAKISGEVAAKAVQCNNFSEDFLSIYEKQWKHAVDFELKTMLQLRRMLNSLSDKKTDKLIGLCNRLGVDKVLEKVGDVDFQGRSLVPMMRYPGPLAVVGFFVWSWLTSPSRH
- the pth2 gene encoding peptidyl-tRNA hydrolase Pth2, whose protein sequence is MTGRTTVDSSAFDYKLVIVVRTDLKMSKGKIAAQAGHAAVSASEYARKNRPEWWNPWINEGQRKIAVKAKSEDEMLNLERQARNAKLPVALIVDRGLTEIPPNTTTCLGIGPGPAGKVDAITGRLSLL
- the truD gene encoding tRNA pseudouridine(13) synthase TruD, encoding MQVPQLEHDVGMQVYATQSEGIGGKIKYFLDDFVVEELLIDGTLAQVSPPKEEWTPTGEGQNLICVMVKRRWDTFLAVKEVAKKMHISQKRMRFAGIKDTNALTAQHISIENVTPEHVLGLQIRDITVYPRFYSHERMYSDLIKGNRFHITIRDINHPTSVIEKNTKKVTKQIEKIGGVPNFFGHQRFGTTRPNTHLIGKFLTLKDFKGAALEFLATPSVHEHSEARQARQQLQGTLNFEEAQETFPRFLRYEHLMLRYLTKHPTDFVGAFRELPRRLRKLFVQAYQSYLFNRFLSERIRQKTPLDEPQMGDYAIWIDEKGLPTDKHEQVNKINIKLVKNFMKQQKMALALPLVGPNQPPSKGVQGELEQKILDEEDVSRESFKIPLMPEATAEGKVRAVLNPVWNLVQEELTEDEHNEDKHMLKLAFNLNRGSYATVVLREFMKPQDVISAGY
- the albA gene encoding DNA-binding protein Alba, coding for MDDNSVLIGQKPVMSYVLACLSLFHGGATEISIKARGKAINRAVDVAEVTRHRFMPNLKIQKIGIGTELLSRDQNGGSPLNVSTIEIVFAK
- the aspS gene encoding aspartate--tRNA(Asn) ligase, with the protein product MELDKMGDMRRTHYTAQVGPEVDGQEVTVFGWVQEIRDLGGLRFVILQDKTGQLQITIHKNKVAADIVEKGRSLQKQYSIGVTGKVKQMKNAPGGAEIIPTELRIFSVSQQPLPLDITGRTKAEIDVRLDSRVLDLRREENQAIFRVQHAALQAARNFFSENGFMEVFTPRIIVSATEGGAALFPVAYFDREAFLAQSPQLYKEQLCLDFEQVFEIGPFFRAEESHTRRHVSEFISVDIEKAFANDEDVMQVLENMIHYVTKYVAENCKRELALLEHEIVVPEVPFKRLTYSEILEELEENNVHIDWGEDIPTVAYRVLGELHPYYYFITDWPTKAKAFYIKPKDDNPELSEGFDLMWHWMELSSGGARIHDKELLMKRLEEQGLSTESFKSHLQNFDYGMPPHAGWGLGLARFTMVLTGVQNIREVILFPRDQMRLTP
- a CDS encoding zinc finger domain-containing protein codes for the protein MSEKINIVMPKCMSCNRIIPPGEDSTKTLCPNCGEILIWRCAKCRQFGRHYKCPKCGFTGP